From a region of the Burkholderia lata genome:
- a CDS encoding LysR family transcriptional regulator — MKVLDLDAVRAFVLVADLASFTRAADALGTTQSAVSLKLKRLETHLGKPLLARTPRVVKLAADGENFLPAARALLDAHDHALGAISAGTHRLSLGVSEHVAVPDLPAVLTSLHRQDPGLSLEMHLGTSTNLLAQYDERRFDAVIVRHEPGEDPPREDGTLLFSEPLAWLAAPDWVPRAGEPLPLAVLAGPCGVRAAALRALDHAGRPWRERFTGGGVAAVTAAAAAGLAVCPLARRVAPRTLVDVGAKFGLPPLPLSQVVLYSRVRDARAAAALRRFADSLAISA, encoded by the coding sequence ATGAAAGTCCTGGACCTCGATGCTGTCCGCGCGTTCGTGCTGGTCGCCGATCTCGCCAGCTTCACGCGCGCGGCCGATGCGCTCGGCACCACGCAGTCGGCCGTCAGCCTGAAGCTGAAGCGGCTGGAAACCCACCTCGGCAAGCCGCTGCTCGCGCGCACGCCGCGCGTTGTCAAGCTGGCCGCCGACGGCGAGAATTTCCTGCCGGCCGCCCGCGCGCTGCTCGACGCGCACGATCACGCGCTGGGCGCGATCTCGGCCGGCACGCACCGGCTGTCGCTCGGCGTCAGCGAGCATGTCGCGGTGCCCGACCTGCCGGCCGTGCTCACGAGCCTGCACCGGCAGGATCCGGGGTTGTCGCTCGAAATGCATCTCGGCACGTCGACGAACCTGCTCGCGCAATACGACGAACGCCGGTTCGATGCGGTGATCGTGCGGCACGAGCCGGGCGAAGACCCGCCGCGCGAAGACGGCACGCTGCTGTTTTCCGAACCGTTGGCCTGGCTCGCCGCGCCGGACTGGGTCCCGCGCGCGGGCGAGCCGCTGCCGCTTGCGGTGCTGGCCGGCCCGTGCGGCGTGCGGGCCGCCGCACTGCGCGCGCTCGACCATGCGGGGCGGCCGTGGCGCGAGCGCTTTACCGGCGGCGGTGTGGCGGCGGTCACGGCCGCCGCCGCCGCGGGGCTGGCCGTCTGCCCGCTCGCGCGGCGTGTCGCGCCGCGCACGCTGGTCGACGTCGGTGCGAAATTCGGGCTGCCGCCGCTGCCGCTGTCGCAGGTCGTGCTGTATTCGCGCGTACGCGACGCACGCGCCGCCGCCGCATTGCGCAGGTTTGCCGACAGCCTTGCAATCTCGGCGTAA
- a CDS encoding DMT family transporter, which translates to MKPEARKHLRANLLMLAAAAIWGSAFVAQRLSLDVIGPFLFTGLRFLLGALVLVPLLMLNTASRTQLAAIRREPKLLLPGLALGGLLAVSISLQQIGLQYTRIANAGFISSLYVVIVPLMGMFARHRIGPGTWFGALLAAIGLYFLSINEHFSVLYGDWFQLAGAVIIAAHVMAVGHFAKRHNPLVLAFMQFVVCGVACLAVGLVVEPVSGTMLRNALPTLLYGGLLSVGVGYTLQVVAQRDAAPAHAAVIFSMEGVFAAIAGWAALGETLTLRALIGCALMLAGLLACQLLPNGDARKKDEDALPA; encoded by the coding sequence ATGAAGCCCGAAGCCCGCAAGCACCTCCGAGCCAACCTGCTGATGCTCGCCGCCGCCGCGATCTGGGGCTCGGCTTTCGTCGCCCAACGCCTGAGCCTCGACGTGATCGGGCCGTTCCTGTTTACCGGGCTCCGATTCCTGCTCGGCGCGCTGGTGCTGGTGCCGCTGCTGATGCTGAACACGGCGTCGCGCACGCAACTCGCGGCGATCCGCCGTGAGCCAAAGCTGCTGCTGCCGGGCCTCGCGCTCGGCGGGCTGCTGGCAGTGTCGATTTCGCTGCAGCAGATCGGCCTGCAGTACACGCGCATCGCCAACGCGGGCTTCATCAGCTCGCTGTACGTCGTGATCGTGCCGCTGATGGGTATGTTCGCCCGTCACCGGATCGGCCCGGGCACGTGGTTCGGCGCACTGCTCGCGGCGATCGGCCTGTATTTCCTCAGCATCAACGAGCACTTCTCGGTGCTGTACGGCGACTGGTTCCAGCTCGCCGGCGCGGTGATCATCGCCGCGCACGTGATGGCCGTCGGCCATTTCGCGAAGCGCCACAATCCGCTCGTGCTCGCGTTCATGCAGTTCGTCGTGTGCGGCGTGGCGTGCCTCGCGGTCGGCCTCGTCGTCGAGCCGGTCAGCGGCACGATGCTGCGCAACGCGCTGCCGACGCTGCTGTACGGCGGCCTGCTGTCGGTCGGCGTCGGCTATACGCTGCAGGTCGTCGCGCAACGCGATGCAGCGCCCGCGCACGCGGCCGTGATCTTCAGCATGGAAGGCGTGTTCGCGGCGATCGCCGGCTGGGCTGCGCTCGGCGAAACGCTGACGCTGCGGGCGCTCATCGGCTGCGCGCTGATGCTGGCCGGCCTGCTCGCGTGCCAGCTGCTGCCGAACGGCGACGCCCGGAAAAAGGACGAGGACGCGCTGCCGGCGTGA
- a CDS encoding sensor histidine kinase: protein MTSTSVDPAADLLRERAAHYATQAALFLRDQALSTASHDLRSPLNAMHSWAYVLERQLANADPNLQRALAGIRTGIDQQVALIDDVLDAPRADTRTLTLKPQPFALRALLDDTIALVRFALADARQVALDATLPDGEPSLTADRERIAQALWTMLTTAVEASAAGSRVTFACARDGVQFTARATCTVNAGALADPAQPHAFESFARREMLRERDAKRIAWTLALCQRVALAHGGTFSHDAFADGATATLTFSVPGEAPV from the coding sequence GTGACGTCCACTTCCGTCGATCCCGCCGCCGACCTGCTGCGCGAACGCGCAGCGCATTACGCCACCCAGGCGGCGCTGTTCCTGCGCGACCAGGCGCTCTCCACCGCGTCGCACGACCTGCGCAGCCCGCTGAACGCCATGCATAGCTGGGCGTACGTGCTCGAGCGCCAGCTCGCCAACGCCGATCCGAACCTGCAGCGCGCGCTCGCGGGCATCCGCACCGGCATCGACCAGCAGGTCGCGCTGATCGACGACGTGCTCGACGCGCCGCGCGCCGACACGCGCACGCTCACCCTCAAGCCGCAGCCGTTCGCGCTGCGCGCGCTGCTCGACGACACGATCGCGCTCGTCCGTTTCGCGCTCGCCGACGCACGACAGGTCGCGCTCGATGCGACGCTGCCGGATGGCGAACCGTCGCTGACCGCCGACCGCGAACGCATCGCGCAGGCGCTCTGGACGATGCTGACGACCGCGGTCGAAGCCAGCGCCGCCGGCAGCCGCGTGACGTTCGCGTGCGCCCGCGACGGTGTGCAGTTCACCGCACGCGCCACCTGCACCGTCAACGCCGGTGCGCTCGCCGATCCCGCGCAACCGCACGCGTTCGAATCGTTCGCACGACGCGAGATGCTGCGCGAGCGCGACGCCAAGCGGATTGCCTGGACGCTCGCGCTCTGCCAGCGCGTCGCGCTCGCACACGGCGGCACGTTCTCGCACGACGCGTTCGCCGACGGCGCAACCGCCACCCTCACGTTCTCCGTCCCCGGTGAGGCGCCGGTGTAA
- a CDS encoding hemolysin family protein, giving the protein MLQIFALIGALFLVALNGFFVAAEFGLVKLRATRVKTLARKHGLRGRILGIVHGRLDAYLSACQLGITLASLGLGWVGEPAFAQLLGPLLDLIGVQSERVVHLISLVFAFSLISFLHIVVGELAPKSMAIRQSEKVGLWVALPLYAFYWAMYPAIWVLNNSANAVLRLAGLSADHGGDAHYSTDELKLILRSRRSTAGNPAQPARGTYSNDEWNTLAHSLDFSSMTVSDLMRPAHEMIGLRRDLPLPDNMEIVARHRFSRYPLFEDASREQVSGLIHLKDLLLARHAGAALEDLSDYVRPVQYVKPDTPALDLFRRFRKGAPHFALVGNKGEKPIGFLTLDNLLGALVGQIHDEFRQGDADWSRLDDGTLMGKGSLPVVSLEQALGIDIDEGRAESVGGLVIQALSDLPTEGQRVSFDRFDVVVKKMNGPRIVLVRVYPKIAKEADE; this is encoded by the coding sequence TTGTTACAGATCTTCGCGCTCATCGGCGCGTTGTTCCTGGTGGCCCTGAACGGGTTCTTCGTTGCGGCCGAATTCGGCCTCGTCAAACTGCGCGCCACGCGCGTCAAGACACTGGCCCGCAAGCACGGCCTGCGCGGCCGCATCCTCGGCATCGTGCACGGCCGGCTCGACGCGTATCTTTCCGCGTGCCAGCTCGGCATCACGCTCGCGTCGCTCGGCCTCGGCTGGGTCGGCGAACCGGCCTTCGCGCAACTGCTCGGCCCGCTGCTCGACCTGATCGGCGTGCAGTCCGAACGTGTCGTGCACCTGATCTCGCTGGTGTTCGCGTTCTCGCTGATCTCGTTCCTGCACATCGTCGTCGGCGAACTGGCGCCGAAATCGATGGCGATCCGCCAGTCGGAGAAGGTCGGCCTGTGGGTCGCGCTGCCGCTCTACGCGTTCTACTGGGCGATGTATCCGGCGATCTGGGTGCTCAACAACAGCGCCAACGCGGTGCTGCGGCTCGCGGGGTTGTCCGCCGACCACGGCGGCGACGCCCATTACTCGACCGACGAGCTGAAGCTGATCCTGCGCAGCCGCCGCAGCACGGCCGGCAATCCGGCCCAGCCGGCGCGCGGCACGTACAGCAACGACGAGTGGAACACGCTCGCGCATTCGCTCGATTTTTCGTCGATGACGGTGTCGGACCTGATGCGGCCGGCCCATGAAATGATCGGCCTGCGCCGCGACCTGCCGCTGCCCGACAACATGGAAATCGTCGCGCGTCACCGCTTCAGCCGCTATCCGCTGTTCGAGGATGCGTCGCGCGAACAGGTGAGCGGGCTGATCCACCTGAAGGACCTGCTGCTCGCGCGTCATGCCGGCGCAGCACTCGAAGACCTGTCGGATTACGTACGCCCCGTGCAGTACGTGAAGCCCGACACGCCGGCACTCGACCTGTTCCGCCGCTTCCGCAAGGGCGCGCCGCACTTCGCGCTGGTCGGCAACAAGGGCGAGAAGCCGATCGGCTTCCTGACACTCGACAACCTGCTCGGCGCGCTGGTCGGCCAGATCCACGACGAGTTCCGCCAGGGCGACGCCGACTGGAGCCGCCTCGACGACGGCACGCTGATGGGCAAGGGCAGCCTGCCCGTCGTATCGCTCGAACAGGCACTCGGCATCGACATCGACGAAGGCCGCGCGGAATCGGTCGGCGGCCTCGTGATCCAGGCGCTCAGCGACCTGCCGACCGAAGGGCAGCGCGTGTCGTTCGACCGTTTCGACGTCGTTGTGAAGAAGATGAACGGGCCGCGCATCGTGCTCGTGCGCGTCTACCCGAAGATCGCGAAAGAGGCCGACGAATGA
- a CDS encoding thiamine phosphate synthase, translated as MNATLPRCYVITPEPASASAADGAAFLDRLSAVLARGETLVQLRVKSLDAAAFARLAAEALARCNAAGAHLMLNGPIDAAGVIRLDGAGWHLDGTALRAAAQRPLPAGRWVSAACHTRDDLLLAARAGADFVTLSPVLPTLSHPGAPTLGWAQFGALAAEAAMPVFALGGMTRTHLDDARHHGAYGIAGIRGFW; from the coding sequence ATGAACGCCACGCTGCCGCGCTGCTACGTGATCACGCCGGAGCCGGCGTCCGCGTCGGCAGCCGATGGCGCGGCGTTCCTCGACCGGCTGTCGGCCGTGCTCGCGCGCGGCGAGACGCTCGTGCAACTGCGCGTGAAATCGCTCGATGCAGCCGCGTTTGCGCGACTCGCCGCCGAGGCGCTCGCGCGCTGCAACGCGGCCGGCGCGCACCTGATGCTGAACGGGCCGATCGATGCGGCCGGCGTGATACGGCTCGACGGCGCCGGCTGGCATCTCGACGGCACCGCCTTGCGCGCCGCCGCGCAGCGGCCGTTGCCGGCCGGAAGATGGGTATCCGCCGCCTGCCACACGCGCGACGACCTGCTGCTGGCCGCGCGCGCGGGGGCGGATTTCGTCACGCTGTCGCCCGTGTTGCCGACGCTCAGCCATCCCGGTGCACCGACGCTCGGCTGGGCACAGTTCGGCGCGCTGGCTGCCGAGGCCGCAATGCCCGTCTTCGCACTCGGCGGAATGACGCGCACCCACCTCGACGATGCACGCCACCACGGCGCATACGGCATCGCGGGCATACGCGGGTTCTGGTAA
- a CDS encoding DUF3459 domain-containing protein, with translation MSDCPHDPYAQHYIHCLPFGAQPCGALGVSPRTHFRVWAPGRTQVQLELDTGFGPLLVPMTAAGTNWFEVFADCGAGALYRYRLDDAVSIPDPASRSQPEGLNGPSQVVDPRAFTWRNTFWHGRAWEDIALYAIRPHAVGGFDGVRRRLPQLARLGVTALELLASPHDSLPFAPLAAEGGPDALKALIDDAHGYGLAVLLELDYARFGSGTDALRHYAAPFFHTRDDPLQAPPLALDHPEVCDFFCDNALYWIDEYRCDGLRLREADRIGVSWLREIADRVRAAVPADRLIHLVLGSERHPAHLADTHFDAQWNGCGERALHRLTGRDPSAHEGISTHQSIHTLARALTAAGAAFQPAGSGEGMAADSGLSLTSLVLSDGAWRDSGQGDHGQEAGLAALALSLLTPQIPLIFDETARDADRAHFVQSALAVRAKLIAPRLSDCRPQEAHALKSDGDGDADALLASWRLADDETLTIALNLSPEAVPFDAPRGRVVFETPARARDRVDEGVLPPYALVAWLTGDVNRYALTHDARRIDDGMWRGMRPNLNA, from the coding sequence ATGTCCGATTGTCCGCACGATCCGTATGCGCAGCACTACATTCACTGCTTGCCGTTTGGCGCCCAGCCCTGTGGCGCGCTTGGCGTGTCGCCGCGCACGCATTTTCGCGTGTGGGCGCCGGGCCGCACGCAGGTCCAGCTCGAACTCGATACCGGCTTCGGCCCGTTGCTCGTCCCGATGACGGCGGCCGGCACGAACTGGTTCGAAGTCTTTGCCGATTGTGGTGCGGGTGCGCTTTACCGCTATCGCCTCGACGATGCGGTATCGATTCCCGATCCCGCGTCGCGCTCGCAACCCGAAGGGCTCAACGGCCCGAGCCAGGTCGTCGATCCGCGCGCGTTTACGTGGCGCAACACGTTCTGGCACGGGCGCGCGTGGGAAGACATCGCGCTCTATGCGATTCGTCCGCACGCGGTGGGCGGCTTCGACGGCGTGCGCCGGCGCTTGCCGCAACTCGCGCGCCTCGGCGTGACCGCGCTGGAGCTGCTCGCGTCGCCGCACGACAGCCTGCCGTTCGCGCCGCTCGCGGCGGAAGGCGGCCCCGACGCGCTGAAGGCGCTGATCGACGACGCGCACGGCTACGGTCTCGCAGTGCTGCTGGAGCTCGACTATGCGCGCTTCGGCAGCGGCACCGATGCGCTGCGTCACTACGCAGCACCGTTCTTCCATACGCGCGACGATCCGCTGCAGGCGCCGCCGCTCGCGCTCGATCATCCGGAAGTCTGCGATTTCTTCTGCGACAACGCGCTGTACTGGATCGACGAGTACCGTTGCGACGGGCTGCGGCTGCGCGAAGCCGACCGGATCGGCGTGTCGTGGCTGCGCGAGATCGCGGACCGCGTGCGCGCGGCCGTGCCGGCCGACCGGCTGATCCATCTCGTACTCGGCAGCGAGCGGCATCCGGCGCATCTTGCCGATACCCATTTCGATGCGCAGTGGAACGGGTGCGGCGAACGTGCGCTGCACCGGCTGACGGGGCGCGATCCGTCGGCCCACGAAGGCATTTCCACGCACCAGTCGATCCACACGCTTGCCCGCGCGCTGACCGCGGCCGGGGCCGCATTCCAGCCGGCCGGGTCGGGAGAAGGCATGGCTGCCGACAGCGGGCTGTCGTTGACGTCGCTGGTGCTGTCCGATGGCGCGTGGCGCGACAGCGGGCAGGGCGACCACGGGCAGGAGGCCGGTCTGGCCGCACTTGCGCTGTCGCTGCTCACGCCGCAGATTCCGTTGATCTTCGATGAAACCGCGCGCGATGCCGATCGCGCGCATTTCGTGCAGTCGGCGCTCGCGGTGCGCGCGAAGTTGATCGCGCCGCGATTGTCCGATTGCCGGCCGCAGGAGGCGCATGCGCTGAAGTCGGACGGCGATGGCGATGCCGACGCGCTGCTCGCATCGTGGCGGCTCGCCGACGACGAGACGCTGACGATCGCGTTGAACCTGTCGCCCGAGGCGGTACCGTTCGACGCACCGAGAGGGCGAGTCGTGTTCGAGACGCCGGCGCGTGCGCGCGACCGGGTCGATGAAGGGGTGTTGCCGCCGTATGCGCTCGTCGCGTGGCTGACGGGTGACGTCAACCGGTATGCGCTCACGCACGATGCGCGTCGCATCGACGACGGCATGTGGCGCGGAATGCGTCCGAACCTGAACGCATGA